The Ovis canadensis isolate MfBH-ARS-UI-01 breed Bighorn chromosome 18, ARS-UI_OviCan_v2, whole genome shotgun sequence genome has a segment encoding these proteins:
- the SERPINA11 gene encoding serpin A11 isoform X3, with translation MGPAWLWLLGAGILASVHCQPFPARGDKSLRVPEAPHGQLSESFPAYQKITPTLTSFALRLYKQLAAETPGNIFFSPVSLSSTLALLSLGAQADTRTQILEGLGFNLTETPEADIHRGFQSLIHTLDLPSPKLELKLGNSLFLDTQLKPQQHILDNIRELYGVFAFSANFTNSDATRKQINGYVSRQTYGQVVDCLEEFTQDTLMVLLNYMFFKAKWKHPFNRYQTQKQESFFVDGRTSLRIPMMHQKEMHRFLYDQEVACTVLQLEYSGNAQALLILPDPGKMAQVEAALQPETLKKWDKLLLSSLLDLHLPKFSISGTYNLEEILPYIGLTGLFNSEADYSGITGQLNRTISRVSHKATVDVSERGTEAAVASSLLSQPRSLNVTSAPHARFNRPFLLLLWEVTTESPLFLGKVVNPAAG, from the exons ATGGGGCCAGCATGGCTGTGGCTGCTGGGAGCTGGGATCTTGGCCTCTGTCCACTGTCAGCCCTTTCCTGCCCGTGGAGATAAGAGCCTGAGGGTGCCTGAAGCTCCCCATGGTCAGCTCTCAGAGTCCTTCCCCGCCTACCAGAAAATCACACCCACCCTTACCAGCTTCGCTTTGCGTCTGTACAAGCAGCTGGCAGCAGAAACCCCAGGAAACATCTTCTTCTCCCCCGTGAGCCTCTCCAGTACCCTGGCCCTGCTCTCTTTGGGGGCGCAAGCTGATACCCGGACTCAGATCCTGGAGGGCCTCGGCTTCAACCTCACTGAGACCCCAGAAGCCGACATCCACCGGGGCTTCCAGAGCCTAATCCACACCCTTGACCTACCCAGCCCCAAATTGGAACTGAAACTAGGCAACTCTCTGTTCCTGGACACGCAGCTGAAGCCTCAGCAGCACATTTTGGACAACATCAGGGAGCTGTATGGAGTTTTTGCCTTTTCTGCCAACTTCACAAACTCTGATGCAACTAGGAAGCAGATTAATGGCTACGTGAGCAGGCAAACGTACGGGCAGGTCGTGGACTGCCTGGAGGAGTTCACCCAAGACACTCTCATGGTTCTCTTGAATTATATGTTCTTTAAAG CCAAGTGGAAGCATCCTTTCAATCGTTACCAGACCCAGAAGCAAGAGAGCTTCTTTGTGGATGGGAGGACCTCTCTCCGCATCCCCATGATGCACCAGAAGGAAATGCATAGGTTCCTCTATGACCAGGAGGTGGCCTGCACTGTCCTGCAGCTGGAATACAGCGGAAATGCCCAGGCCCTGCTGatcctccctgacccaggaaagaTGGCGCAGGTGGAGGCTGCTCTGCAGCCAGAGACCCTGAAGAAATGGGATAAATTGCTCCTCTCCAG CCTGCTGGATTTGCACCTGCCAAAGTTTTCCATTTCTGGAACATATAACCTGGAGGAGATACTTCCCTATATTGGTCTCACTGGCTTATTCAACTCAGAAGCTGACTACTCAGGAATCACTGGGCAGCTCAACAGAACCATCTCCAGG GTGTCACACAAGGCGACAGTGGATGTGAGTGAGCGGGGAACCGAGGCAGCTGtggcctccagcctcctctcccaGCCTCGGTCTCTGAACGTGACATCAGCCCCACACGCCCGTTTCAACCGGCCTTTCCTCCTGCTCCTTTGGGAGGTGACCACCGAGAGCCCACTCTTCCTGGGAAAAGTTGTCAACCCAGCTGCTGGGTGA
- the SERPINA11 gene encoding serpin A11 isoform X1 encodes MSHRRMQLALSLVFILCGLFNRIFCEKQQHSQQHANLVLLKKISAFSQKMEAHPKAFAQELFKALIAEDPKKNIIFSPAAMTITLATLSLGIKSTMSTNHPEDLELELKLLDAHKCLHHLVHLGRELVKQKQLKHQDILFLNSKMMANQMLLHQISKLQKMDIQMTDFSDTEKAKKAISHHVAEKTHTKIRDLITDLNPETILCLVNHIFFKGIWKRAFQPNLTQKEDFFLNDKTKVQVDMMRKTEQMLYSRSEELFATMVKMPFKGNVSLILMLPDAGHFDNALKKLTAKRAKLQKISNFRLVHLTLPKFKITFEINFKHLLPKINLKHLLPKIDPKHTLTTTASSQDVTLKAPLPNLERMGPAWLWLLGAGILASVHCQPFPARGDKSLRVPEAPHGQLSESFPAYQKITPTLTSFALRLYKQLAAETPGNIFFSPVSLSSTLALLSLGAQADTRTQILEGLGFNLTETPEADIHRGFQSLIHTLDLPSPKLELKLGNSLFLDTQLKPQQHILDNIRELYGVFAFSANFTNSDATRKQINGYVSRQTYGQVVDCLEEFTQDTLMVLLNYMFFKAKWKHPFNRYQTQKQESFFVDGRTSLRIPMMHQKEMHRFLYDQEVACTVLQLEYSGNAQALLILPDPGKMAQVEAALQPETLKKWDKLLLSSLLDLHLPKFSISGTYNLEEILPYIGLTGLFNSEADYSGITGQLNRTISRVSHKATVDVSERGTEAAVASSLLSQPRSLNVTSAPHARFNRPFLLLLWEVTTESPLFLGKVVNPAAG; translated from the exons ATGTCCCACAGGAGAATGCAGCTGGCCCTGTCTCTGGTCTTCATCCTCTGTGGCCTGTTTAATAGAATCTTCTGTGAAAAGCAACAACACTCTCAACAGCACGCAAACCTAGtcttattaaagaaaatttcagCTTTCTCCCAGAAGATGGAAGCTCACCCTAAGGCTTTCGCCCAAGAATTGTTCAAGGCTTTGATAGCTGAGGATCCCAAAAAGAATATCATCTTCTCCCCCGCGGCCATGACCATCACCCTGGCCACCCTCTCcctggggatcaaatccacaATGAGCACCAACCACCCTGAGGACCTGGAACTTGAGCTCAAACTGTTGGATGCGCACAAGTGCTTACATCATCTTGTCCACTTGGGGCGTGAGCTAGTGAAGCAGAAGCAACTGAAGCACCAGGACATTCTCTTTCTCAACAGCAAAATGATGGCCAACCAGATGCTTCTGCACCAGATAAGCAAGCTGCAGAAAATGGACATCCAGATGACTGACTTTTCAGACACAGAAAAAGCCAAGAAGGCCATCAGCCACCACGTGGCTGAAAAAACGCATACAAAAATCAGAGACTTAATCACCGACCTGAACCCTGAGACCATCCTATGTCTTGTCAACCACATTTTCTTCAAAG GCATCTGGAAAAGAGCTTTTCAGCCCAATCTCACCCAGAAGGAGGACTTCTTTTTGAATGACAAAACCAAAGTGCAGGTGGACATGATGAGAAAGACAGAACAGATGCTTTACAGCCGGTCAGAGGAGCTATTTGCTACGATGGTTAAGATGCCTTTCAAAGGAAATGTGTCCCTAATCCTCATGCTCCCAGACGCAGGACACTTTGACAATGCTCTTAAAAAGTTGACTGCTAAGCGAGCTAAACTTCAGAAAATCAGTAACTTCAG ACTGGTGCACTTAACTTTGCCCAAGTTCAAGATCACCTTCGAGATAAACTTTAAGCATCTGCTTCCCAAGATTAACTTAAAGCATCTGCTTCCCAAGATTGACCCCAAACATACGCTGACTACCACAGCAAGTTCACAGGACGTCACATTGAAGGCTCCCCTGCCTAATTTGGAG AGGATGGGGCCAGCATGGCTGTGGCTGCTGGGAGCTGGGATCTTGGCCTCTGTCCACTGTCAGCCCTTTCCTGCCCGTGGAGATAAGAGCCTGAGGGTGCCTGAAGCTCCCCATGGTCAGCTCTCAGAGTCCTTCCCCGCCTACCAGAAAATCACACCCACCCTTACCAGCTTCGCTTTGCGTCTGTACAAGCAGCTGGCAGCAGAAACCCCAGGAAACATCTTCTTCTCCCCCGTGAGCCTCTCCAGTACCCTGGCCCTGCTCTCTTTGGGGGCGCAAGCTGATACCCGGACTCAGATCCTGGAGGGCCTCGGCTTCAACCTCACTGAGACCCCAGAAGCCGACATCCACCGGGGCTTCCAGAGCCTAATCCACACCCTTGACCTACCCAGCCCCAAATTGGAACTGAAACTAGGCAACTCTCTGTTCCTGGACACGCAGCTGAAGCCTCAGCAGCACATTTTGGACAACATCAGGGAGCTGTATGGAGTTTTTGCCTTTTCTGCCAACTTCACAAACTCTGATGCAACTAGGAAGCAGATTAATGGCTACGTGAGCAGGCAAACGTACGGGCAGGTCGTGGACTGCCTGGAGGAGTTCACCCAAGACACTCTCATGGTTCTCTTGAATTATATGTTCTTTAAAG CCAAGTGGAAGCATCCTTTCAATCGTTACCAGACCCAGAAGCAAGAGAGCTTCTTTGTGGATGGGAGGACCTCTCTCCGCATCCCCATGATGCACCAGAAGGAAATGCATAGGTTCCTCTATGACCAGGAGGTGGCCTGCACTGTCCTGCAGCTGGAATACAGCGGAAATGCCCAGGCCCTGCTGatcctccctgacccaggaaagaTGGCGCAGGTGGAGGCTGCTCTGCAGCCAGAGACCCTGAAGAAATGGGATAAATTGCTCCTCTCCAG CCTGCTGGATTTGCACCTGCCAAAGTTTTCCATTTCTGGAACATATAACCTGGAGGAGATACTTCCCTATATTGGTCTCACTGGCTTATTCAACTCAGAAGCTGACTACTCAGGAATCACTGGGCAGCTCAACAGAACCATCTCCAGG GTGTCACACAAGGCGACAGTGGATGTGAGTGAGCGGGGAACCGAGGCAGCTGtggcctccagcctcctctcccaGCCTCGGTCTCTGAACGTGACATCAGCCCCACACGCCCGTTTCAACCGGCCTTTCCTCCTGCTCCTTTGGGAGGTGACCACCGAGAGCCCACTCTTCCTGGGAAAAGTTGTCAACCCAGCTGCTGGGTGA
- the SERPINA11 gene encoding serpin A11 isoform X2, whose translation MKRMGPAWLWLLGAGILASVHCQPFPARGDKSLRVPEAPHGQLSESFPAYQKITPTLTSFALRLYKQLAAETPGNIFFSPVSLSSTLALLSLGAQADTRTQILEGLGFNLTETPEADIHRGFQSLIHTLDLPSPKLELKLGNSLFLDTQLKPQQHILDNIRELYGVFAFSANFTNSDATRKQINGYVSRQTYGQVVDCLEEFTQDTLMVLLNYMFFKAKWKHPFNRYQTQKQESFFVDGRTSLRIPMMHQKEMHRFLYDQEVACTVLQLEYSGNAQALLILPDPGKMAQVEAALQPETLKKWDKLLLSSLLDLHLPKFSISGTYNLEEILPYIGLTGLFNSEADYSGITGQLNRTISRVSHKATVDVSERGTEAAVASSLLSQPRSLNVTSAPHARFNRPFLLLLWEVTTESPLFLGKVVNPAAG comes from the exons ATGAAG AGGATGGGGCCAGCATGGCTGTGGCTGCTGGGAGCTGGGATCTTGGCCTCTGTCCACTGTCAGCCCTTTCCTGCCCGTGGAGATAAGAGCCTGAGGGTGCCTGAAGCTCCCCATGGTCAGCTCTCAGAGTCCTTCCCCGCCTACCAGAAAATCACACCCACCCTTACCAGCTTCGCTTTGCGTCTGTACAAGCAGCTGGCAGCAGAAACCCCAGGAAACATCTTCTTCTCCCCCGTGAGCCTCTCCAGTACCCTGGCCCTGCTCTCTTTGGGGGCGCAAGCTGATACCCGGACTCAGATCCTGGAGGGCCTCGGCTTCAACCTCACTGAGACCCCAGAAGCCGACATCCACCGGGGCTTCCAGAGCCTAATCCACACCCTTGACCTACCCAGCCCCAAATTGGAACTGAAACTAGGCAACTCTCTGTTCCTGGACACGCAGCTGAAGCCTCAGCAGCACATTTTGGACAACATCAGGGAGCTGTATGGAGTTTTTGCCTTTTCTGCCAACTTCACAAACTCTGATGCAACTAGGAAGCAGATTAATGGCTACGTGAGCAGGCAAACGTACGGGCAGGTCGTGGACTGCCTGGAGGAGTTCACCCAAGACACTCTCATGGTTCTCTTGAATTATATGTTCTTTAAAG CCAAGTGGAAGCATCCTTTCAATCGTTACCAGACCCAGAAGCAAGAGAGCTTCTTTGTGGATGGGAGGACCTCTCTCCGCATCCCCATGATGCACCAGAAGGAAATGCATAGGTTCCTCTATGACCAGGAGGTGGCCTGCACTGTCCTGCAGCTGGAATACAGCGGAAATGCCCAGGCCCTGCTGatcctccctgacccaggaaagaTGGCGCAGGTGGAGGCTGCTCTGCAGCCAGAGACCCTGAAGAAATGGGATAAATTGCTCCTCTCCAG CCTGCTGGATTTGCACCTGCCAAAGTTTTCCATTTCTGGAACATATAACCTGGAGGAGATACTTCCCTATATTGGTCTCACTGGCTTATTCAACTCAGAAGCTGACTACTCAGGAATCACTGGGCAGCTCAACAGAACCATCTCCAGG GTGTCACACAAGGCGACAGTGGATGTGAGTGAGCGGGGAACCGAGGCAGCTGtggcctccagcctcctctcccaGCCTCGGTCTCTGAACGTGACATCAGCCCCACACGCCCGTTTCAACCGGCCTTTCCTCCTGCTCCTTTGGGAGGTGACCACCGAGAGCCCACTCTTCCTGGGAAAAGTTGTCAACCCAGCTGCTGGGTGA